A single Ammospiza caudacuta isolate bAmmCau1 chromosome 14, bAmmCau1.pri, whole genome shotgun sequence DNA region contains:
- the LOC131563987 gene encoding G-protein coupled receptor 83-like, whose translation MRQHTWFPLQYMPKPFWRAENHNTTSFFSALYGFPNQSFFHSDLNLEDLGDFDSGAKYEGESQSRTVQALLIVAYSVIICISLFGNILVCHVVIKNKRMHSATNLFIVNLAVADVMITTLNTPFTLVRFVSSTWVFGKLMCHISRFVQYCSVHVSVLTLAAIALDRHQVIMHPLKPRMSMVKGGICIIIIWVMASCFSLPHAIYQTLTRFYIGNRTIRMVCLPSFPPPADLFWKYLDLTTFVLLYVLPLLVISITYTIVAKKLWLRNAIGDLTMEQYYAHQRKKKMTLKMLMVVVVVFAVCWFPLNCYVVLLSCRAIHSSNALYFAFHWFAMSSTCYNPFIYCWLNESFRAELRCLLCVCRRRSSAQGHALQPLSPLFHRAKPENCPCRRSSTCQTAQAPPQRNSARTDISSVQPIVAES comes from the exons atGAGACAGCACACCTGGTTCCCCTTGCAGTACATGCCCAAGCCCTTCTGGAGAGCAGAGAACCACAACACCACCAGCTTCTTCTCTGCACTGTATGGCTTCCCCAACCAGTCCTTCTTCCACAGTGACTTGAACCTGGAGGACCTGGGCGACTTTGACAGCGGAGCCAAGTACGAGGGCGAGTCCCAGAGCCGGACAGTGCAGGCGCTGCTGATCGTCGCCTACTCTGTGATCATCTGCATCTCCCTCTTTGGCAACATCCTGGTGTGCCACGTGGTCATCAAGAACAAGAGGATGCACTCTGCCACCAACCTGTTCATCGTCAACCTGGCTGTTGCTGATGTGATGATCACCACCCTGAACACCCCCTTCACACTG GTGAGGTTTGTGAGCAGCACCTGGGTGTTTGGAAAGCTGATGTGTCACATCAGCAGGTTTGTTCAGTACTGCTCTGTCCACGTGTCTGTGCTCACCCTCGCTGCCATCGCACTGGACCGGCACCAG GTGATCATGCACCCTCTCAAGCCACGCATGTCCATGGTGAAAGGAGGGATttgcatcatcatcatctggGTCATGGCCAGCTGCTTCTCACTGCCCCACGCCATTTATCAGACTCTGACAAGGTTTTATATTGG AAACAGAACCATCCGAATGGTCTGCCTCCCCAgcttccctcctcctgctgatCTTTTCTGGAAGTACCTGGACCTGACTACGTTTGTTCTCTTGTACGTTCTCCCCTTGCTTGTGATCTCCATTACCTACACCATAGTGGCCAAAAAGCTGTGGCTGAGGAACGCCATCGGGGACCTCACCATGGAGCAATACTATGCCCaccagaggaagaagaagatgaCGCTGAAGATgctgatggtggtggtggttgtGTTTGCCGTGTGCTGGTTCCCCCTCAACTGCTACgtggtgctgctctcctgcagggcCATCCACAGCAGCAACGCTCTGTACTTTGCTTTCCACTGGTTCGCCATGAGCAGCACCTGCTACAACCCCTTCATCTACTGCTGGCTGAATGAGAGCTTCCGCGCGGAGCTGCGCTGCCTGCTGTGCGTGTGCCGCCGCCGGAGCTCAGCGCAGGGCCAcgctctgcagcccctctccccccTGTTCCACCGGGCCAAGCCTGAGAACTGcccctgcaggaggagcagcacgTGCCAGACGGCACAGGCACCCCCACAGAGGAACTCCGCAAGGACCGACATATCCAGCGTGCAGCCGATCGTGGCGGAAAGCTGA